DNA from bacterium:
AGGGATTGTCCTTGCCTAACGGATCGGCGTTCAGCGGCAGGCCGCGACCGGCCGGGCTCGACCGAGCCTGAAAAGGTTGATGCCAGAACAGTACCGCGGACAGTTGCTCCGCGCTATTCAACGTCCGGTTCAGCGGTTTGTTGGGCGGTTGCCCGCGACGAGCTGTCGACCGAGATCAACTCAGACGGCGCAGCCCTCCGACTCTCGTAGCGTCTTGAACAGTCACCGATCTCCGATGGGCGCGAGGCCGTCACGCCAGTTCCACTCGCTGTCCTCCATGAATTGGGTAGCGACATCGGTGGCTGGCTTCTCCCATTCGCGGAAGTTCGCTACCGAGCCGAGCAGGGCGTCCGCGTTCTCCTTGCAGGGCCGCTCCAGCACTGCCTCCAGACATTCGATCAGATCATCCGGTCGCTCAGGGGCCCTACGCAGCTCACTCATGAACCACTTGTGATACGGGTAGAGCATGCGGTTGTGGGCCAGGATCAGGCGGCCGGCGAAGAGCGTGAAGTTCGCGGTTGCGTGCGTCAGGAGGTACCGATCATCCCAGCGGATCGCCTCTCCGAGATACCAGTAGTAGATGAGGAAATGAGCGTAGAAGCTCTGAATTTTCGGGATCCTCTCGGCCTCCGGATAGGCCGTAGCGCGTTCCAGGAGAACCTCGAGGTCAGGGATTCGCGAGTACAGGATTTGGTTCCCGGCAAACGCCGCACGGGCGGGCTCGCTGCCGTGGTCGGCGACCTCTTCGAGGAAGGAGAGGGGGACTATCTTGCCCTCGGCGTAGCCACCCTCATAGTCACAGACCTCGGTGTTGAGGTAGTGGATGTCGCCGTCGCGCCGGCGGCGGTCGTATTCCTCGTCGGTGGCGATCAAGATGAGATCGATGTCCGAGTCGTCGCGCGCCCAGTCGCGTGCAACCGATCCACTGAGGAGCACTGCCCGAAAGCTCGGATCTCCCTCGAACTCAGCGACCAGTCGGTCACACGCCTGACGATGGTGCTGCCTCATATAGTGCTGCCCAACGGATCGCGCTTCAGCGGCCGGCTGCGATTTGCACCCGACTCTGAAACGACTTGGTGCTAGAGAGACTACCAAAGGCCATCAACGCCGACAGTGAAGCCGGTCCGACTGCAAGCGCGTTGTTGGGCGGGGCTGCGCTGCTACTGGCTTGATACCCGTCCCGAGGCGATCCACGCTTGTCTAGGGATCTCAATGGCTCCCTCGCCATAGGTCACCTGCGTCTGCGTCATGATAGCCTCCTCTAGCGTCGCACTCTGCGTAGCGTCAAGCCCATCGAACATCGAAGCGAACGCGGGGCTCTTGAGCATGCCGCGGAGGGCTTTCCAGGACGGCAACTCGACACTCGGTCCGTCCGCCTCGTCGATCTGCAGGTCGACGAGGCCTGCCTTCGTGAGAGATCCCTCCAAAGCGTCGATGTCGGAGAAGGCAAATCCTTCAGGTTGTGGGACCGGGAAGCCCAGAACCTCGGGGTCGAGTTCGAGCCAGTATCTCAAGCCGTTGTGCTCCATCGGCGTCCAAGCCGTGAGCGCGACAACTCCGCCCACCCGTGTCACGCGGGCCATCTCAGAGATCGCGCGGTCGACGTCTGGACAGAAGATGATCCCGTGATTCGACACGGCCGCGCTCGCATAGCCACTGGGCAGATCGAGGCTCGTTGCATCCTCCACGCCGGTGGTAACGCGATCTCCGAGTCCACGCTCGTCAACGCGCGCCCTTGTTCGAGACACCATGGCCGAGCTGTGATCGATGGCCAAGACCCTGGCGCCACCCTCGGCGAGGGCGAGCGTAACAATGCCGGTGCCACACGCCACGTCGACCACCTGCTCGCGGTCGCGCTCCAGAAGACGTTCGAGCAGCCCGTTCACAAAGAACGCTGTTGCCTTCTCTATGGTGTCTTCGTAGTACGCCGCGGCGGCGTCCCAACGCTCAACTGCACCGCTTCGATCGCCTGACTGCACGGAAATGCCTCGG
Protein-coding regions in this window:
- a CDS encoding class I SAM-dependent methyltransferase, with protein sequence MQSGDRSGAVERWDAAAAYYEDTIEKATAFFVNGLLERLLERDREQVVDVACGTGIVTLALAEGGARVLAIDHSSAMVSRTRARVDERGLGDRVTTGVEDATSLDLPSGYASAAVSNHGIIFCPDVDRAISEMARVTRVGGVVALTAWTPMEHNGLRYWLELDPEVLGFPVPQPEGFAFSDIDALEGSLTKAGLVDLQIDEADGPSVELPSWKALRGMLKSPAFASMFDGLDATQSATLEEAIMTQTQVTYGEGAIEIPRQAWIASGRVSSQ